CGATCCATCGAGAGGCCGAACGCCATCGCGGCGGCCACCAGCGCGACCGATGCGGCATGCCCGACCGCAATCGGCAGCAAGGCCCGCAGTGCCTGCGCCCGATCGTGCGAATGCACGCCCCAGGCCGCGGCCCACATCCAGCCGGTGGCGGGGTTCAGCCCGTGAAGGGCGCCGACGCCCGCCACCACCAGCCATGGCCAGAGGGTTTCCACGATGTGCTTGCGAGTTCCGTCCGCGCGCCGTCGTTCAGCTGGACTCGTGGCAGCACGAATGGGCCGCCGGTTTGACAGCCGGTGCCGGTTCATAGCGGTCGTGGTGGCGCACCCAGTCCATGGTGTAGGCCGCGTTGTGTTCGTCCCGGCCCTTGGGGGTGAGATCGAGCAGGTTGTACGTGCCCATCATCACCTCGACGCCGCGCTCGTAGGTCGAGTAGGTGTGGAAGACCTCGCCCGCATCGTCCTTGTAGAACACGCTGATGCCGGGTGCTTCCTCCGCGGGGAACGGCCGCACGCTGTAGTTGTAATAGACCTGGCCCTTGCCCTCGGCCCACTCCTGCGACTTGAAGCTCACGCCGAAGTCGTAGTTGAAATCGCTGCCGTGCGCCGACACCCACTTGAACTGCCAGCCCATGCGCTGGCGAAAGCGCTCGATCTCGGCCAGGGGCGCGCGGGAGACGACCAGCAGCGTGACGTCGCGGTGCTCCAGGTGCACCTGCATGCCGCCGATGTGGTCGGCCATGTAGGAGCAGCTCGGGCAGCCCTGCTCCCAGTCGGGGCCGAGCATGAAGTGCTGCACCAGCAGCTGGCGCCGGCCTTCGAACAGGTCGGCGAGGGCGCGCGGGCCTTCGGGGGTGTCGAAGGTGTAGTTCTTCTCGACGCGCGTCCAGGGCAGTGCGCGGCGCTCCTGGGCAATCTGGTCGCGCAGGTGCGTCAGTTCCTTTTCGCGGGCCAGCAGCGCCTTGCGCTCGGCAAGCCATCTGTCTTTCGTCACGACGGGATGGTTGTCGGTCCGGGTCTCGGCAATCGTTGTGTTCATGATGATCTGCTCCTTGGTCAAGGAATCGTTTAGACGTTTAGAAGAGGGATGCGGTCAGGACCTGGCGGTGGCCCTGGGGCGCCGCACGGCGCGGACTTTTCCGCTGTCTCCGCCGCCGCAATAGAAAAGGTCTGCGCCATCGGATTCGAGCCCGCTGACGCCGGCGCCGCGCGGCATCTCCAGCCGCGCGAGCACGACGCCGTTGGCCGGGTCGATGCGGCGAAGTTCGCTCTCGTCGCCCTCCCAGGTGCCGTGCCACAGCTCGCCGTCGACCCAGGTCACCCCGGTGACGAAGCGGTTGGACTCGATGGTGCGCAAGACAGCACCGGTCGCGGGGTCGATCTGGCGGATCTTGCGGTCGCGGTACTGCCCTACCCACAGGCTGCCTTCGGCCCAGGTCAGCCCCGAGTCGCTGCCGCCGCCGGGCGCGGGAATCGATGCCAGCACCGTGCCCGTGACGGGATCGATCTTGTCGATGCGCGCCTCGGCGATCTGATAGAGGTGGGTGCCGTCGAAGGCGGTGCCGGCGTCGCCGGCGCAGGCCAGCGTGCGCGCGGTCTCGCCGCTCTCGGGATCGAACGCGACCAGGCTGGCGCCCGTGGCGGCCCAGACGCGCTGGCCGTCATAGGTCACGCCGGCCACGCTTGCGCCGCCGGCGAACGGGCCGTACTCGCGAACGATTTCGGCCGCACGTGCCGCGACCTCGGTCTTGTCCTTGCTTGTCTTGCTGCTGCTCATCGCTGCTCCTTGTGTGCACCCCGGATCGGGGCCTTGGAGCAACTCTATTCAATCGGCAGCGCAGCGGGGAGTAACAAGATCGTCGTGAATCCGGTCAGCGGCGGCGCAAGCCAGCGCTGCGCCCGCGCCCGCCCGAGCGAGCGCACCCGCTCCTCGGCCTCGAGTTCGGCGAGCGCGCGCTGCACGGTGCGTTGGCTGGCGTTCAGGGCCAGCGCCAGCGCCGAGGTCGACCAGGCCGCCCCGTCGGAAAGCAGCGCCAGCACCGACGCCTGGTCACCGTCGATGGGCGGCGCCAGCACGACGACCTCGCGGTCGCCCTGCGCCTTGAGAACGAAACCGCGCGCGGTGGCCTCGATACCCGCCAGCGGTGCGACGAGCGCCCGCAGACGGCCGATCTCGACCCGCAGGCGCGCGCGAAGCGTCTCATCAGGGTGGCGGGTGTTGAACGCGTAGGCAATCAGGCTTTCGCGATCAACGTCGCCGGGCCACGCCTCGGCCAGCGCACGCGCCAGCGCGAACAGCACCGGGCGGCGCGCCAGCGGCCGCCATGCGTCGCCCGCGCCCACCCCGCGGCGGCAGGCATCGACCACCAGCGCGTCCGAGGCCAGAAGCGCCGCGACCTCGTCGAGGCGCAGCGTCTGCTCGGCGCCGGCTGAGAGGCGCCTTGCGGCGGGACGGTCGAGCGCAGCGCGCGCCTCCGCCACCTCGGCCAGGAGCGCCGGCACGCGCGCACGCTCGGCCGCCTCGTGCGCCCGGGCAAGCGCCGCCTGCGCCGGGCCGGTGCGCAGCGAGCGCAGCGCCAGCTCGGCCGCGATCAGCTCCGCCACCGCCGCCAGCGACGGCGGCAGGCCGCGCGCATCGAGCAGCGCCAGCGCGGCCGCGGCCTCGTCGAGCCGGCCGAGCAGCAAGAGCTTGCGCGCCGCGATCAGCCGCGCCTGCAGTGCGTTGCCGTGATCGGCGTGCGCCTCGAGCGTGTCCGCCGCAGCCGCAAGAGCGCGCGGCGTGCCGCCGAGATCGCGCATGGCCAGCGCCACCTCGGCCTCGGCCACCACGCAGCGGGCCCGCGCCAGTTCTTCGTAAGCGCCGAAGCCGCGCGCCGCGCGCCGCAGCAGCTCGCGTGCGCGCGGGTGCTCGCCCAGCTGCGCCATGGCGATGCCGCGCAGTGCCAGGGCCGGCGGGTCGTCGCGCAGCGCGACCCGCTTGAGGGCGCCGAGCGCATCGCCAGCGGCAAGGGCGCGGGCGGAGGCGGCAATCAGGGAATCCATGGCGACAGATTAACCGGCCGGGACGGCATGGCCCGAGAAGCTTGCCCGCCGCCGATCTTCTCCAGAGTCGCTCCCGGCTTCCTGTTCCTTGTCGTTAGTTCTATTTCCTCCTTTGGAGTTGTACAGTGCAACCATATTGAAAAAGGATGCCAAGTCTTGAAACCATCCCACGCACAAGCCGAGTTGAAATTTCCCAGGCCACTGGTCACCGTCGACGTGGTCATCTTCACCGTGCTGGAAGACGCGCTGAAGGTCGTTCTGGTGCGCCGCCCGAGCGATGCCGACGATCCCTTTCCGGGACGTTGGGCTTTGCCCGGAGGGTTCATCGATGTCAACAAGGACACCAGCCTGCTCGGCTGCGCCTTGCGCAAGCTGCGGGAAAAAACCGGTGTGTCCGCACCGTACCTGGAGCAATTGGGCAGCTGGGGCGATGCCGCGCGCGACCCCCGGGGCTGGTCGACCACCCATGCGTTCTTCGCGCTCATGCCCAGCCAGGATCTCGTGCTCGAAAAAGGAGCGAATGCCGCGCAAGTCGAATGGATAGATGCCGCCGCAGCGAGCCGCAAGCGCCTGGCTTTCGATCACGCCGAGATCGTCGAAGCTGCCCTCGCACGCCTGCGCAGCAAGGTCGAATACACCTCGCTGCCCGCGTTTCTCCTGAACGAACCCTTCACGCTGCCGCAGTTGCAGCACACCTACGAGGTGGTACTGGGCCGCCCGGTCGACAAGAGCGCCTTTCGCAAGCGGATGCTCGACGCCGGTTTCATGGAAGAAGCCGGCACCGTCGAAGGCACCTTCGGCCGGCCGGCCATGGGCTACCGCCTGCGCGACCGGTCCCAGGCCGCCCTGTTCCCCCGCACGTTCAGCCCGCGCGACTCTGCGGAGCCCGGCGCTTGACTTTTCTAGACTAAGTTGTACTATGCAACCCATATTAGTTGCACAATACAACTCTCACCGAGAGCACCATGAAGCAGAACATCCATCTTCTTCTGATCGATCCGCAGAACGACTTCTGCGACCTTCCGGCCGGCTGGCTTCCGGCTGATCGATCCACCGGCGCGCAATTGCAGCCGGCATTGCCGGTGGCCGGTGCCCACGCTGACATGCTGCGGTTGGCCCAGCTCATCCGCGAAGGCGCGCAAGGCATCGGCGGCATCACGGTCACATTGGATTCGCACCACAGGTTCGACATCGCGCACCCTACGTTCTGGCAGACGCGCGACGGCACCGGTGTGCCGCCTTTCACTTCGATCACCGCGGCGCAGGTCAATGCCGGCGACTACCGCCCGCGCGACCCTGCTGCCCTGCCCCGGGCGCTGGCCTACATCCACGAGCTCGAGCGCCGGGGGCGCTACACGCTGATGGTGTGGCCGGTGCATTGCGAGATCGGCAGCTGGGGCCATAACGTGCATGCGGCCGTCAAGGCCGCCTACAACGCCTGGGAGGACCAGCAACTGCGCGTGGTGGAAAAGGTCGGCAAGGGCAGCAACCCCTGGACCGAGCACTACAGCGCGATTCAGGCCGAAGTGCCGGATGCGGACGACCCCGCCACCCTGCTCAACATGCGGTTGGTGGAGTCGCTCGACCGGGCCGACCTGATCGTGATCGCGGGCGAAGCCAGCAGCCATTGCGTGAAGGCCACCACCGAGCACATTGCCGCCAACCTGCCCTCCGGCAAGCCCGCCAAGCTGGTGCTGGTTACCGACTGCATGAGCCCGGTAGGCGGCTTCGAGGCGCAGCACCAGGCGTTCTTGCAAGACATGGGGAACCGCGGCGCCCAGCTTCTCACCAGTGCCGAAGTACTTTCCCTGCTGGCCGCCAACACCTGACCCAACACCCGACCGAGAAAACGGCGAAGGACCCATACCATGCAACCCATCATCCGCAGCCTGCTGGACACCGACCTGTACAAGTTCACGATGTGGCAGGCGATGCTGCACAGCCATCCGCAGACGCAGGCCGAGTACACCTTCGTCTGCCGCAACCAGCCAGCCTATCCGCTCGCCGAGCTGCTTTCGGACGTCAACCAGCAGCTCGACCACCTCTGCACGCTGCGCTTTGCGCCCGATGAGCTCGCCTACCTGGGCAGCCTGCGCTACATCAAGAGCGACTTCGTCGACTTCCTGCGCATCTTCAGCTTTCAGCGCGAGTTCATCTCGGCCGCGGTCGAAGGCGATGCGCTGCGCATCCGGGCGGTCGGGCCGCAAGTCCACACCATGGCTTTCGAGATCTTCGTGCTCGCGATGGTCAATGAGCTGTATTTCCGCCGCTTCGACGCGGACGCCGCGTTGGCCGAGGGCCGCAAGCGCCTGCAGGCCAAGATCGACCTGCTGCGCAACTTCGCGAAGGAGTCGGCGGCCCGGCATCCGTTCGAGTTCTTCGACTTCGGCGTACGCCGCCGCTTTTCGCGCGACTGGCAGCGCGAGGTGGTCGGCACGCTCAAGCGCGAAGTGCCCATGTACTTCAAGGGCACCTCCAACGTGCTGCTGGCGAAGGAGCTGGACCTGGTGCCCATCGGCACCATGGCCCACGAATACCTGCAGACCTACCAGGCGCTGGGCGTGCGGCTGCGCGATTTCCAGAACGCGGCGCTCGAAGGCTGGGTGCAGGAGTACCGCGGCGACCTCGGCGTGGCGCTGACCGACGTGGTTGGCATGGACGCCTTCCTGGCCGACTTCGACCTGTACTTCGCCAAGCTGTTCGACGGCCTCCGGCACGACTCGGGAGACCCTGTCGCCTGGGGCGAAAAGGCGCTGGCGCACTACACCCGGCTGCGCATCGATGCGCACACCAAGCGCCTGGTGTTCTCCGACGGGCTCGACCTGCAGACCGCCATCCGGCTGTACCGCACCTTCGCCGATCGCACCCAGACCGGCTTTGGCATCGGCACCAACCTGACCAACGACGTCGGCCTCACGCCGCTGAACATCGTGATGAAGCTCACCGGCTGCAACGGACAACCGGTCGCAAAGCTGTCCGACAGCCCCGGCAAGACGCTGTGCGAAGACCAGACCTTCCTGGCCTATCTGCGTCAGGTCTTTCACATCGAAGGTTGAGCGCCATGCTCCGAATCACTGCCGCCCAACTCAACTACACCATCGGTGACCTGCACGGCAATGCTGCGCGGATGATCGAGGCTGCACGCAAGGCCTCGGCCGACGAGGCCGACCTGGTCGTGTTTTCCGAGATGTCGCTCACGGCCTACTACCCGGCCGACCTGCTGGAGGAAGAAGACTTCATGGCCCGCGTAGAGGCCGCCTTCCAGGAGCTGCTCTCGGTCTCCCGCCAGATGCCGGCGCTGCACTGGGCCGTGGGGTTGCCGGCGCGGCACGAAGGCGCAGGCAAGAAGCTTCGCAACGTGCTGCGCGTCATCCGCGGAGGCGAGGTGCTGCTCGAATACGCCAAGCAGCTATTGCCGACCTACAACATCTTCGATGAGCGCCGCCACTTCGAACCTGGGCCCGACGTGGCCCGCGTGCTTCGCATTCGCGACATTCAGGTGGGATTGTTGATCTGCGAGGACGGCTGGAACGACGGGGGCCAGGACTACCTCGTGAATCCGTTCGACCGCATGCGCGATGCGGCGCCCGATCTGGTGGTGTCCATCAACGCGAGTCCGTCGAACATCGGCAAGCGCGAGCAACGGCACCAGATCTTCGGCACGGCCAGCCGCCGGAATGGGCTGCCGATTCTCTACGTCAACCAGGTCGGGGGCCATGACCAGTTGGTGTACGACGGCGCGTCGTTTGCCGTCGAGCCGCAGGCCGGTGTGGTGTACGAGGCTCGTCGCTTCGCGGAAGACGTGAGCACACTGTGTTTCGACAAGGGCCGCTTCTTGACACCGGCCGGCAAGGCTCCGCCGCCCGTTGCGCCGGAGGGCTTGCCGGCCCTGGAGTTCTATCGGCAGCAGATCGTGCTGGGCCTGCGCGACTATGCACGGCGCTGTGGTTTCCGGCAGGCTGTCATCGGCTCGTCCGGCGGCATCGACTCGGCGCTGACCCTGGCGCTCGCGGTGGAAGCACTGGGCGCCGAGAACGTGGTGGGCATCACCATGCCGTCGAGCTTCTCCTCGGAGGGGTCGGTCAGCGACTCCGAAGCCCTTTGCCGCAACCTCGGCGTGCCGCTGATGCACCACGCCATTGCGGGCATCGTGTCGCAGTTCACGCAAGGTTTCGGATCGGCATTCTCCAGCGAGCTGCGCGGCGTCGCGTTGGAGAATCTTCAAGCGCGCGTGCGGGGCACCATTCTCATGGCCTACTCCAACAGCTTCGGCCACCTGCTGCTGACCACGGGCAACAAGTCCGAGATCTCGGTTGGCTACTGCACGCTCTATGGTGACACCAACGGCGGCTTGGGCCTGATCGGCGATCTCTACAAGACCGAGGTCTTCGCCCTCTCGCGGCACTTGAACGAAACGGCCGGCCGGGAGATCATTCCCCAGGCCATCATCGATAAGGAGCCCTCGGCCGAACTGGCGCCGGGGCAAAGAGATGTCGACAGCCTGCCACCCTATCCCGTGCTCGACCAGATCCTCAAGCTGCTGATCGAAGGACCGCGACTCGTGCAGCACGAGTACGAAGAAGCGCGCGCATTCGTCGACGCGCTGCGGGCGCAGCCTTCCGGCCAGGCTCTGGTCGAACGCATCCGCGGCATGGTCGCGCGCAACGAGTACAAGCGGCGGCAATCGCCGCCCATCGTCCGGGTCAGGGCGCGAGCCTTCGGCTCCGGCCGCCAGATGCCGATTGCAGCCAAACTGTCCTGAGAACCCAATGACAAACCAACCCCAAACCAAAGCACACGACGTCGCCGTCTACATCGGCCGGTTCCAGATCTTCCACAACGCGCAGCTGGCGCTGCTTCGGCGCGCGCTGACCGCGGCACCCGAGTGCGTCGTCGTGTTGGGCTCGTCTTTTCAGGCCCGCACCCCGCGCAACCCTTTCACATGGGAAGAGCGCGCAGAAATGATCCGCCTCGCCCTTCCGCAAGCGGACCGGGGGCGCCTGAAGTTCCTGCCCGTGCGGGACTACTACGACCCGGCGCGCTGGGTGGCCGCCGTGAAGCAGGGCGTGGCCGGGATGTATCCCGGTCAACCGTCAGTCCTGCTGGTGGGCCATCTGAAGGACGCGACCAGCGTGTACCTGCGCGACTTTCCGCAATGGACGCTCGACGACACCGGGTTGCAGGGCGACATTCACGCCAGCGCATTGCGCGACGCGTACTTCGGAGCGGCAGCCGATGGGTCGCTGGAGGCAGCCTTGGCCGCCTTGGTGAACCAGGCGCCGGCGAGCACGCTTCAGTTCTTGAGCGCCTGGGCCAAGCTGCCGCACTACGCCGTGCTGGCGCAGGAATGGGAGAGCCTGCGCCAAGACAAGGCCATGTGGGCCGGCTCGCCCTACCCGGTCATCTTCGTCACGGTCGACACGGTGGTTCAGTGCGGCGACCAGGTGCTGCTGATCCGGCGCGGCCGCTCGCCGGGCAAGGGCATGCTTGCTGTGCCGGGCGGCTATCTCGAGCCGCGCGAAACGGTCTGGCAGTCGGCCCTGCGGGAACTCGACGAGGAAACCGGCTTGCGCCTGCTCGACAGCGACATTCAGGGCGCGTTCAAGGCGGTGCAGGTGTTCGACAACCCAGACCGCAGCCAGAAGGGCCGCGTCATTACCCATGCGCACTGGTTCGACCTGGGCCCGCGCCGCCCGCCGGAGCTGACGGCCGGCGACGATGCTGCATCCGCCGAGTGGGTGCCCATTGCGAAGCTGGCCGGCTTGGAAGACCAGTTCCACGACGATCACTTCCACATACTCGATTCCTTCCTTGGGCTGACGCAGGCCAACTAGCGGCTGCAGCCCGTTGCGAGTGAAATTCACCTGGTTTCGGCTTGCACGGCGGCGCTATCGGTGCCCAATCTGGCCTGCTGCGCCGTGGCGTCCGTCGCAGCCTGCGCCTTGGCCGCAGCCACCGAACCATGGGCATTGGCGTAGACCTTGGTGAACTCCGCGCCCAGCAGAAAGATTTGCGCGGCGTAATACACCCAGGCCAGTAGCACCACCAGCGAGCCGGCCGCCGCAAACGATTCGCTGACGCTGCTCTTGCCGAGATAGAGACCGATCAGCACCTTGCCGACCTCGAAGAAAACCGCGGTGACCGCCGCGCCGATCCACACGTCGGGCCATGCGATGGGTGTGCTCGGCATGAACTTGAAGATCATCGCGAACAGCAGCGTGAGAATGCCCAGCGTCACCAGCGCGTTGACAACCTGCAGCAGAAGCTCCCACCCGGGAAAGAGCCCGGTGCTCCAGCCTCCCAGCGCCGCCAGCACGGCGCTCACGATGAGCGACACCATCAGCAGGAAGGCGAGCCCGAGAATCAAGCCGAACGACAGCACCCGCGCACGCAGGATGCCCCACACGCCGCTCGGCTTTGCGCGTTCGGGCACATGCCAGATGCGGTCGAGTGCGCTTTGCAGTTCGGCAAACACCGTGGTTGCGCCGACGACCAGCACCCCGATGCTGATGGTCCCGGCGATCAGTCCGCGCGACGGCTCGTTCGCGCTCTTGACCAGGGCTTGCACCGCCAGCGCCCCCTCCTGCCCGATCAGTCCCGCCAGTTGGGCGGCGACCTGGCCCTGCACAGCCTCCGTCCCGAAGAGTGCGCCCGCCACCGCGATGACGATCACGAGCAACGGCGCCAGTGAAAACATCGTGTAGTACGAAATCGCCGCGCCCATGCTGGGCGCGAAGTCGTCCACCCAGGCCACCGCCGCCTCCTTGCAAAGGCGGGGTAGATGCTTGAGCTTGTTCATGGTGGGCATTCGCGAGGCCCCGATGGATGTCAACGTTCGGCGGCGGGCGCGCCGCCGCCCGCCCGCATGCCGAACGTCGCTCTTTCATGCTGCGCTCGCTGTAGGTAGACACCGCGTCGGTGTGCTGGCGCCGTCGGATTCCGGCGGCTGCGGAGCCTGGCGCGGTGGACCGGGCACAGCGCGCCCGCAGTGCCCACCTCACTGCTTCAGCACCTCACCACTTCACCCGCACCCCGAGCGATGCATTGATCGCACTCTTCACCCTGGCGTCGCCGCCCGAAGACCACAGCTTGCCCACTTCGCCGTAGAGACTCGTCGTGTTGCCCAGCGCCAGCGTGAAGCCGCCCGCCAGCTCGGTGCTCGTGCCGCCGGTGGGCGCCGCGATGTCGGTCCGGCTCGCGCCGTTGACGAAGCGCACGATGTCCGTGCCGCTCGAGCTCTTGTAGACGTTGAAACGGCCATACGGCTGCAGCGTGCCCAGCCCGGTGCCGAGCTCGCCCTTCACGCGCACGCCGGCGCGCGCGATCCAGCCGCTGTCGGCATCGGGCTGCACGATGGCCCCGGCGATGGCCGAGTTGTTCAGGTCCAGGTTCTGATGGATCAGCTGCAATTGCGGCTCCACGCTCCAGCCGCTGTCGCCCAGCGGAAAGGCCTGCCCGACTTCGATGGAAGCGAGCAGGCTGTGGCCCTTGCCTTCGACGCCAGCGCCCAGCGTGGGCTCCGCGGTGTAGCGGTGGCGTCCGGCCTGCACCACCGCGTCGGCATAGAAGCCGCTGTTGCCGGTGTAGGTGCCGTAGACGCCGAAGTACTGGCTGCGCAGGTCGTTGCGGCCCACGGGCAGGTTCTGCAGGCCGCTGGCGAAGCCGCTGACGCGTGCATCGCCGT
The Variovorax paradoxus genome window above contains:
- a CDS encoding cysteine hydrolase — translated: MKQNIHLLLIDPQNDFCDLPAGWLPADRSTGAQLQPALPVAGAHADMLRLAQLIREGAQGIGGITVTLDSHHRFDIAHPTFWQTRDGTGVPPFTSITAAQVNAGDYRPRDPAALPRALAYIHELERRGRYTLMVWPVHCEIGSWGHNVHAAVKAAYNAWEDQQLRVVEKVGKGSNPWTEHYSAIQAEVPDADDPATLLNMRLVESLDRADLIVIAGEASSHCVKATTEHIAANLPSGKPAKLVLVTDCMSPVGGFEAQHQAFLQDMGNRGAQLLTSAEVLSLLAANT
- a CDS encoding Vgb family protein, which produces MSSSKTSKDKTEVAARAAEIVREYGPFAGGASVAGVTYDGQRVWAATGASLVAFDPESGETARTLACAGDAGTAFDGTHLYQIAEARIDKIDPVTGTVLASIPAPGGGSDSGLTWAEGSLWVGQYRDRKIRQIDPATGAVLRTIESNRFVTGVTWVDGELWHGTWEGDESELRRIDPANGVVLARLEMPRGAGVSGLESDGADLFYCGGGDSGKVRAVRRPRATARS
- a CDS encoding DUF899 domain-containing protein gives rise to the protein MNTTIAETRTDNHPVVTKDRWLAERKALLAREKELTHLRDQIAQERRALPWTRVEKNYTFDTPEGPRALADLFEGRRQLLVQHFMLGPDWEQGCPSCSYMADHIGGMQVHLEHRDVTLLVVSRAPLAEIERFRQRMGWQFKWVSAHGSDFNYDFGVSFKSQEWAEGKGQVYYNYSVRPFPAEEAPGISVFYKDDAGEVFHTYSTYERGVEVMMGTYNLLDLTPKGRDEHNAAYTMDWVRHHDRYEPAPAVKPAAHSCCHESS
- a CDS encoding YihY/virulence factor BrkB family protein; amino-acid sequence: MNKLKHLPRLCKEAAVAWVDDFAPSMGAAISYYTMFSLAPLLVIVIAVAGALFGTEAVQGQVAAQLAGLIGQEGALAVQALVKSANEPSRGLIAGTISIGVLVVGATTVFAELQSALDRIWHVPERAKPSGVWGILRARVLSFGLILGLAFLLMVSLIVSAVLAALGGWSTGLFPGWELLLQVVNALVTLGILTLLFAMIFKFMPSTPIAWPDVWIGAAVTAVFFEVGKVLIGLYLGKSSVSESFAAAGSLVVLLAWVYYAAQIFLLGAEFTKVYANAHGSVAAAKAQAATDATAQQARLGTDSAAVQAETR
- a CDS encoding helix-turn-helix domain-containing protein, translating into MDSLIAASARALAAGDALGALKRVALRDDPPALALRGIAMAQLGEHPRARELLRRAARGFGAYEELARARCVVAEAEVALAMRDLGGTPRALAAAADTLEAHADHGNALQARLIAARKLLLLGRLDEAAAALALLDARGLPPSLAAVAELIAAELALRSLRTGPAQAALARAHEAAERARVPALLAEVAEARAALDRPAARRLSAGAEQTLRLDEVAALLASDALVVDACRRGVGAGDAWRPLARRPVLFALARALAEAWPGDVDRESLIAYAFNTRHPDETLRARLRVEIGRLRALVAPLAGIEATARGFVLKAQGDREVVVLAPPIDGDQASVLALLSDGAAWSTSALALALNASQRTVQRALAELEAEERVRSLGRARAQRWLAPPLTGFTTILLLPAALPIE
- a CDS encoding NUDIX hydrolase, whose product is MKPSHAQAELKFPRPLVTVDVVIFTVLEDALKVVLVRRPSDADDPFPGRWALPGGFIDVNKDTSLLGCALRKLREKTGVSAPYLEQLGSWGDAARDPRGWSTTHAFFALMPSQDLVLEKGANAAQVEWIDAAAASRKRLAFDHAEIVEAALARLRSKVEYTSLPAFLLNEPFTLPQLQHTYEVVLGRPVDKSAFRKRMLDAGFMEEAGTVEGTFGRPAMGYRLRDRSQAALFPRTFSPRDSAEPGA
- a CDS encoding bifunctional nicotinamide-nucleotide adenylyltransferase/Nudix hydroxylase, with amino-acid sequence MTNQPQTKAHDVAVYIGRFQIFHNAQLALLRRALTAAPECVVVLGSSFQARTPRNPFTWEERAEMIRLALPQADRGRLKFLPVRDYYDPARWVAAVKQGVAGMYPGQPSVLLVGHLKDATSVYLRDFPQWTLDDTGLQGDIHASALRDAYFGAAADGSLEAALAALVNQAPASTLQFLSAWAKLPHYAVLAQEWESLRQDKAMWAGSPYPVIFVTVDTVVQCGDQVLLIRRGRSPGKGMLAVPGGYLEPRETVWQSALRELDEETGLRLLDSDIQGAFKAVQVFDNPDRSQKGRVITHAHWFDLGPRRPPELTAGDDAASAEWVPIAKLAGLEDQFHDDHFHILDSFLGLTQAN
- the pncB gene encoding nicotinate phosphoribosyltransferase — translated: MQPIIRSLLDTDLYKFTMWQAMLHSHPQTQAEYTFVCRNQPAYPLAELLSDVNQQLDHLCTLRFAPDELAYLGSLRYIKSDFVDFLRIFSFQREFISAAVEGDALRIRAVGPQVHTMAFEIFVLAMVNELYFRRFDADAALAEGRKRLQAKIDLLRNFAKESAARHPFEFFDFGVRRRFSRDWQREVVGTLKREVPMYFKGTSNVLLAKELDLVPIGTMAHEYLQTYQALGVRLRDFQNAALEGWVQEYRGDLGVALTDVVGMDAFLADFDLYFAKLFDGLRHDSGDPVAWGEKALAHYTRLRIDAHTKRLVFSDGLDLQTAIRLYRTFADRTQTGFGIGTNLTNDVGLTPLNIVMKLTGCNGQPVAKLSDSPGKTLCEDQTFLAYLRQVFHIEG
- a CDS encoding NAD+ synthase; amino-acid sequence: MLRITAAQLNYTIGDLHGNAARMIEAARKASADEADLVVFSEMSLTAYYPADLLEEEDFMARVEAAFQELLSVSRQMPALHWAVGLPARHEGAGKKLRNVLRVIRGGEVLLEYAKQLLPTYNIFDERRHFEPGPDVARVLRIRDIQVGLLICEDGWNDGGQDYLVNPFDRMRDAAPDLVVSINASPSNIGKREQRHQIFGTASRRNGLPILYVNQVGGHDQLVYDGASFAVEPQAGVVYEARRFAEDVSTLCFDKGRFLTPAGKAPPPVAPEGLPALEFYRQQIVLGLRDYARRCGFRQAVIGSSGGIDSALTLALAVEALGAENVVGITMPSSFSSEGSVSDSEALCRNLGVPLMHHAIAGIVSQFTQGFGSAFSSELRGVALENLQARVRGTILMAYSNSFGHLLLTTGNKSEISVGYCTLYGDTNGGLGLIGDLYKTEVFALSRHLNETAGREIIPQAIIDKEPSAELAPGQRDVDSLPPYPVLDQILKLLIEGPRLVQHEYEEARAFVDALRAQPSGQALVERIRGMVARNEYKRRQSPPIVRVRARAFGSGRQMPIAAKLS